A region of the Mus musculus strain C57BL/6J chromosome X, GRCm38.p6 C57BL/6J genome:
ATGGGCCTCCCTCACCAGAGAAAGAAATGGCCTACACTTTGAGTGATAACCTGGGATTTAAAAGCCCATAGCATCCTGGCTAGGGAAGGTCTCCAAACTACCCAGCACTGCAGTAAAGGAAGCATGACTTATTACATCTGGTTCAGTCTTGCACGTGAAAGGACTAGAAGTGGATGATTGGGTAGGGTCTAATACCATATGGGAAACGTGTGTGTTCTGGGTGTTGTGAGATGCGTCAGAGGACCACTAACCAGTTTAGtaatcatcatcttcttcctcttcaggaTCACTAATCTCTGAATATATCACTCGATACTTCCTCTCTCGCAGCCGGTGGCTCCAAACATTGACCTGAATGCCATCAGTTTCTAAAATGTGGAGAGGTTAGTGCATGAGTGCTAGGCCTTTTCtcatcagaaaagaacagggcTTGGCCCTCCCATGAGCCTCTGGGCCTTTACTGCTGGCTCACTAGACTGAGATATCAGCCATACAGCAATACAGACCAAAGGCCAGTTTGGGTTATACCGTCCAGTGTACTGTCTTGTCCCCATCAGCATATCAATCCCCTGATATACATTTCCTATTTTATCCTCCATTAGGAGGAGGGCCCAGTGACCATTCACTTATATTGTATGGATTTCAGGGTTAGCTTCAGAACATGTAGAAGACTTGTCCAGTGTCACACGGCTTTCAGAAAGACAAGTCAAATTATGATTTTAGAGACCCATTGTAACATCTGAACTGGTGCTGGGGGGAGTGCCTCACCCAGAAAGGCCAAACACCTCGAACAATCTAGGGAAACCAGAGTATTGTTTCCCCTGTACTTTCCTCTCATCCAATGCCACCCTATTGTCTGTCCCCAAAGCATTTGCTTTCTCTTGGGTGTGCTGGTGTCTCTGAGCCTACTGTTCCTGGAACACATGTTGGCTTATTTCTCCCGTGCTGCCTTCTTCAGCGGTTTTTAAACACTGAAGAACTTATTCAGGTAGTCAGTAGTATGTTTGTATTGTATTAGAGGTTAAGTGTCTTCTCATGTATTTTACTAAAGGTTCTATTAGCATATATTAGTTATATGTGTTGTTCCAATTcatcattatattttatatgcatatataatgtattttaatcatgtgTGTGCCTAATTCCTCGCTTGAGTCACACTGACGCCCTTCCTCCCTACCCCTAGATTCCCTTTTATTGCCTCTTGGTTGGTATCAGTGAGACCCAGTGAGTTGAGTTCGGCTTACTTATATGTGCATTGGGCCTCATTGGCCTTTTTCCTAGCACCTGGCAACTGCCATCATATCCTCTGAGAGGGGCAGAAGCTGGTGAGCCCCTCCTTCCATGGCAGAATGTTAATGGCTTGATCTTTTGCAGgtgattttaaagaatttttcttaATGCATTAATCACACTTGACAAAGTATTTCACTTTTTGtaactaaataaaaaagaacacatgTGTTCAAAtggcaaagaaatgtcctaagtaAACCTAGTTCCAGAGCTACAATGTTTGTCTTTATATTGTTAAAACACTGTCATTTGCACAACCAGAAGAGATATAATTAAGAGTAAGGAAAAAATATTAGGCGAAGAACAGCGCTGGAAGAAGCCACAGGCTCTGGGAGAGGCAGGAATATGAAATACATGGCTGCACACAGAAGCTCGTGGTATACTGCGTGCACAGTATGTAAAGCGTGAACAGAATGAAGGAGATAGCACTGCATGCACCTTGGTGCCACGTGCAGATGAACGCACCATGGTGGCATGAGGTAATGAACACACAATGGTAGTGAGTGCAAATGAATGCACCGTGGTGGCTTGTGCAGGTGAACGCACCATGCTGGCATGTCCAGGTGAATGCACTGTGGTGGTTTGTGCATGTAAATGCCCCGTggtgttgtgtgcatgtgaatgcagcaGTGGACAGgatagaaagaaaggagacagtgaTGTAGGTATTAAAGAACCTCATGCCAGAGGTAGTATCTCATGTGATGCTGGTGAGAGCACTTCAGGTGGAACTGGGCAAGCTGGTGCCTACACCCTTTCTGTTGATATGCCAAGATGTGCCATTAGTCACTAATCCTCAGCTACCTTTCATTCACCTTCCTGAGTCATGCATGAGggagtatgtatatgtacaaCTAAAAGAAGTCAGAAACTGAATGTAAAGCCTTTTATTGTATGTTtacatttgtatttctgtgtatggCTCTGTGTATATGgaacatgtatgtgggtatacctGTGGAGGAAACACTGTGTCAGATAATCTGGAAGTAGAGTTTCAGATAATAGTAAGCACCTACATATGCACTATCAGGATTCCTCCCTTCACACAGTCAGTCCTTTCCTGGGGCCTCACTGGTCACTAACCTCAgctcccagaattctctctacACTACACTGGACCCTGCAGCTGTCGAAACCCCCATTCCATAGTCAGGTGCCTCCTGGGGTCCTCTAACTTGGGGCTGTGGGGCAGAAAGTTTTCAGGTATATACATGTCCTGAACTTGATCACAGTGGAAGGGGCCTACCATGAAAGCCCTGTCATTTGTAGCCAGAAGAGTGTATGGGCCCTTCACAGAGCCTAGGCCAGCTGGAGATCCCTATGTGGAAAATGAGTGTCAGGATGAAAGAATGTGCAAGCTCTGTGAGAGAATACTGACAGGAGCATCACCTAGGCTTCAGAAACTAAGGAAGACTCGACTACTCTTCAGTGAGTTGGGCTACAGATTAGCAAGCTAGTGGACCTGCTCTTTGGGTCAATAATCTAGCACAGTTGAGGCAATCCTCATTATCAGTTCTCTAAGTACTAAAATACTCTAATTGAAGAAACACGGGTCCTGTATTGTAACTCTGACCAAGAACCTGTAGTTATACAGGACCCCTGGGAAACCCGTTACTGTGATTATGATAAATGAATGGCCCCTGGTAGGGCAACCATACTCCACTAGATGGTTCTCCATCCCACAGTATGTAGATAGCACAAATTGGCCTTgagttttttatttataaaaaaattaaaataaaaaaggtatgGATGTTGGGTGAAAAACAGCTGGGAAAGATGTTTATATTCATTGGATGAAAGGGTGGGGTATgtgtgaatatgattaaaataaatgatataaaatccttaaagaattaaataaataccaaattgacaaacaataaaatatgttAAGAATAGGAAATAGATTGCAGCCAACCTGCCAAGTTGGAATCATTCTTTCCAGAGGCAAGGCTTCCTTCTACATTATGAATACTTATTGTCACTGACGTCAGCTATAAAAGAGAATCAGAGTAAAGACATTTTGTCAAATAGTAATCTGCAGGGAGTGTTTCTGCTACTTGATAAAGGGTATTCTAATTTCCTGGACAATATTTAGAACAGAGcctggcaaataaataaaatcatcacaTGCCAAAATTAACCAGACCCGAAGATTCAATGACTCTAAATATATAGATTAACTATATATAACTCTATGAAAGATACAGTAAAAATTGGCATATGAAACAGCATGTGAAGcaacacattaaaatttacactttaAGTAtcaaacatatatttatacactTATCCACCACCAAGAAGAAAATTGTGTCCTCAATAatgtggaaaggaaaaaaaggaaaaaaaagagttggctggcgagatatctcagtggtaaagggcactggctgctctttctggaggtcctgagttcaaatcccagcaaccaaatggtggctcccaaccatctgtaatgagatctgaggccctcttctggggtgtcagaagacagttacagtgtacttacatataataataaataggtctttaaaaaaaaaaccaatgtggACATGAACTGAGGGACAAACAGGGTGCATTCCTAAGGAAAGAGGTGATACTTGCCTTCATTCGTTTTCTCGGTGTCACATCAAAAGATCCTTCAAAGCATTCATCTACAGATAGTAACAAgtcagaaggtttttttttgttagtaAATATTCCAAAGGCTCAGAATCTTGCTGATTTAGGGAAGGCTAGAGTGGAGAGTGGGCCCATTCATGAAGGAGGAACTAGTGGAGCCTGGCTCTCTTTCATCTGACCAATGACAGGTGCCCTTTCAGAAGTCTCCATCTGATTGGTTAGGAAGTGTCAGCTAAGCCTCATCACTGCCTCATCCCCTCACAAGCTGGTAGGACACAGGACATTCTGACTCTCTTTGAAGGTGTTACACATTGGCCATTTACTTATTATCCAGTATAATCTACACAATAATGTTATAGAATTGTGCATGACAGGAACCTCTACATACACCTCAGAGTGAGCTCTGTTCCACACAACCCTGATCTGAACAAGAAAAGAGCTGCCTATCACCTTAGAATGCATCCTGACTGAGAAGGTGAACTTTCACAGCCCCTCCCTGATCACTCACCATCACTGTCATGAACTTCAATGCCTTCAACCAGGGATTGCTTTTCCTGCTCCTTGCCACGCATGAAAACTGGTTGGTTCACGGTGACCCCTAAGAGGAAGCAGAGTGCTTGTTCTTTAACAGGCAGCACAACGAGGGGAAATGGTGCTAGAAACTGGGCTACAGCCCAGATCTTAAGGCCTATAATAGGCCGGCACTCTATTGCCTATGATCTATGCTGTCAGCTCTGCAAAGTGTGGAAAAGAGCAGCTGCAGGCTCGACAAGCACCTTGACATTTCTCAGGAAAGAAAGGTATTGAGGGAGAGGGCCCTCCTACAGGTTGAGAAGATGAGGCATAGCAAACAAACtgggaaccaccagactggtctgaACCCAGATTTCATCTTACCTAGGTCAGTCATTCTGATGTAGTTTCTTTTCATGTACATGTAGGCACTTTTCTGCCATTGAGTCAGCTTTCCCCACTCTTCATCAGAGAAGTATGTAGAAATATCCTGGAAGGCCTAGAAAAGAAGGGAATGAAAACTCTGGAAACTGTTCTGCTGGATGTGTGTGCCATTCATCCCAGAATGCCCTTCGTGGTGAGGACCTTAGTGGTCCACCAGAGAATCAAGACAATCAATCCTGGGAAATAAGAGGGTTAAGGGAGAGACAGCCTTTTCCACAGCCACTAGAAATTCTCAATGCTGCTCATGTGTTCTCCTCCCCCACTTACAAGGGACTGAGTGTCACCAAATGAATGTCGTACTAGGTCACTAATCTGAAGTCCTCATGGAGGCTGTAGAAGGACTCATGGACCATTTGTGCATGGAGAGACATCCTGAGACTTATGGAGGTCCAGTGGAGACTGTAGTCCTTGTCCCAAGTGCCTCTGATTTCCACCTTCTGGTAAGTCATTCTACAGTGGCCCTTGCTcactcagctgcttctgtccacccCACTATGGCCCCCTCACCTTGCAGATATTCTTTGGTTCATAAAGCACTTCCATGGGGATCTTTTCACAGGAACTCACTGTTTCCATGTCAGTGTGATTTTGAAAAGACACAATCTTGTCTTCTTCAAGCACAAAACCAAATGTCCTGTGAAGGAAGGGGTTGCACATACACAGTAAGAGTTGGTAGCTGATATTTCTTGTACACTGTTTCACCCTGAGATCATCTATCCTGGACTAGGTCTATGGGAGAGTTGGTGGTTAGGAATCAATTAGATTCTATGAACATGCATAAACATGTATGAAGGTTTCCTGAGTCTTTGAGAGTGAGAGTCTGTCCTGATTAGTTGCCCTGAAGTGTTCATTGAGATTAAAGGAAATAGAAACTTATTGAATGGGGCAAGCACATATTCTCACTCAGGCAAGGAAAGTGAAAACTGATTTCATAGAAGATATGAAAGGAGCAGTTGTCACTAGAAGTTGGGTGGTGAGGAGTTCAGAAGAAGAAGGTACACCAAGCACCAAATACAAGCAGAGATTAAGAATAGCTCCTAGAGTTTTACAAGATCCATTAGTGACTAGTTTGTTGTTACCTAGAGTGAATTTTTTTTGGAAGAAAAGCCAGAGTTCCCTTCTTATGCCTGTAACACAGGgtagttgggaggctgaggtagaagggtcATATGTTCAATGCCTGTCTGAGTAACTATAAAGAATGATCTAGGCCAGTCTGGGTAATATATAAttaaatcctgtctcaaagactCAATCAGGGTTTAAATTGTAGCTTagtagtaggattcttatgtaaCATGTGAGTGGCCCTTACATTAATTCCCTAGTTttgccaaaaaagaaaatagtagaaGAGAGATGTCATAAAGCTTCACTCATGTGGAAATGAATAGGAAACAGAGAAATAGGATGAATTAACCATATTTGATAAGCAGACACACGTGTGACTTAAACCATCATACTTTTACTATATGTTGCCTCCCATGATCCTTTCCTGAAATTTCTTCCAGCTCTGGGTGATTGCTTAACATTTCCAGAATTTTCCCTTCATGAGTAAATAAAtgctttgactttttattttattacaaaagtAATAGgcacagagaggcttcacccagcactaatggaaacagatgcacagacccacagccaaacattaggcatagCTTAGGGAATCCTccaaagagggggaggaagggctgTAGGAGCCAGAAGGTTCAAGGACACTAGAAGAAACCTTAAGAATCAAATAACTTTGGTCCATAGGGGTTCATGGAGACTGAACCACCATCCAGGGAATGTGCTTGGAATTGAGTCAAGCCCTGTGCAAATATAACAGTTGAGCTTGAACTTCATataggactcctaacagcaggagcaggggatgtctgtgattctgttacctgCCTTTAGGACTCTTTCTTCCTGGGTTACCTCTAGCCttaacagaggatgacctagtattactacaacttgatatgctaagactggttgatatccatgggagggctgcccttttctgaagaggaacagaggaggagtggatgggggaagaagggaggtggggggaggactTGGAAGAGAACAGAGGGGGACTGCAATTGGAGGGATTCTTAGAGTAAGTAAAcgagtaaataaatagatgtaaaaCGTAATAGACACTATAAACTATTTAATAAAAGACAGTTCTGGGCAACTGCTGAAACTTAAATATATGTGTCTACTTCATTACCTACTCTTAAGTTTTTCCCCTGGAGACAGAATATAGCTAGGTTGCTAAGGTTAACAGAGAAACCATGAACCCAAACACTTCTCCTGTACCTGCCTTTTAAGGAATTTAGATCACCATTTTGTACTACAGTGCACTGCATCATGTGTAGATTTTGATGTGGTGTGTCCAATATATACTTGGTGAGAGGACTGCCACAGATTTAATAGTCCCCTCCCCAACTGATGGTTTCCAGGGACCTAGGAAATGGCTATATGGCTATGCTGTGCTGAAAGGGGGTGTACATGTTAAGTAGAGTGTGACTTGCTGGGCTATTTCTAGGGTAGTTTAGATAAAAGACCTAGAATCTCCACATCTACAGGACCTACTGTCACAGAAGGTTAAAGACCTTGGCACATCTCAAGATACACTAACCAGGATCCTCAAGCTAAATCCTTCAGAAACCTTTTAGTGAGTAGACATTGAGGTGTCTCTGGGACCTTGAAGACTGTGTCTTCATCCAAGAGGAAGTTTGAAATTAGCCCCTCGGACAGAGATCATTTGGTGTCACTGAGGATGGAGGAAATCTCAAGGCAAATAGGAAGTTTCAAAGTTTGTGAAGGTAAGAGCTATACTACTTCCCTCACAAAGAGTGACATACAGTCTGTCAGACATAAAAGTGTTATAATTTCTTGGTTTCATAAGTAATTGCCCAGTGACGGTTTAGCTCAAAGAACACTTCCAAGGAGGAATTCTGAGGAATGCTGGAGACACAAGAAAGGCACAGGTTGGTCTATACAGGCTAACTTTTCTATCTTTTAAGGTTTAGTTTTCTGGGATATCCCTAAGGAAGAACCTACCTcagacaagaagggacaaaggagTGTTTATCCAAGAAGAGACCCAAATATGCACCTTGATTCAGCTGTTGCTAGAGACTCAGCAACCAGGGCAGCCAAACCCTTTGAATTCCTCAGGAAACTGAGGGGGAAGTGAGGTAAGAACAGAATGTTGGAGCCCAGTGTTCCAGGCAGGAAGTACATCACTAAAGGGATGTACTAAATATCCCCACTAAAGTATGATGATCCCCACCCCCTGGCATTGCTTACTCCTGGATATATTTGACTGTTGAAACGTGCATTTCTCTGGATACCTGGGCTTTCAATTATATCTAGACACACCTCTACTAGGCAGttgtttctctaaaaaaaaaatatggcaaACCACTTcaaaattttctcctctgtcttccttAGTCTTTCTAACCTGGGATCTCTTTACAATAAACCCATaacatttcaattatttattaaaGGAAAGCATTAGAGTTGAAACTCTTCCTATATGTGCTCTTTCTCCAAAGACCCAAGAGCTTGTTTTCCACCAATATTCTTATGAATAATAGCAAAACAGTCTGCATGTGATTAGAGTTCATGGTGCTCTTTAAATGGATCCCAAAGTGCTTCTTTTAGGAAGGCTTCTCTACTCAAATATTTTATGCCTCCACTGGCCCCTTAATGCTATGTAGACTTTGCATTCTGAGGACTGCTCTGTCAATAATGCCCTGCTCACAATGACTGACACATTTCTTGGGGCAAGGCAATGTTCAATGGACCTTGGGACCAGAATTAAGATTTTCACTGCATATTCTCCTTATGTTTTCTTCTTaatcatttataaaaattaattttaagtcaTATTACAAAGGAACGGCTTTCCCCACAGCCCACAGTCAGCATTATCCTAAATGGAGAACACTGTGAAGCAGTCCCTCTAAAAACCTAAACAAGTCAGCGCTGTCCACTGTGCccactccttttctttctttctttctttctttctttctttctttctttctttctttctttctttctttctttctttctttctttctttctttctttttatatatataaatttatatatatatttctttttttttccattttttattaggtatttagctcatttacatttccaatgctataccaaaatcccccatagccacccacccccactcccctacccaccctctccccttttttggccctggcattcccctgtactggggcatataaagtttgcgtgtccaatgggcctctctttccagtgatggccgcccaggccatcttttgatacatatgcagctagagtcaagagctccggggtactggttagttcataatgttgttccacctatagggttgcagctccctttagcttcttgggtactttctctccaCTCCTTTTCCATATAGTGCCTGAAGCAGTAACTGTAAACAAAGTTACTTCATTTTAATCAAGGGATCAGtcaattaataaaatactatagtACTAAGCAAATATGCACAAAACTCTGGTGCACCCAATTTCATAAAAGCATATTAATGGAATAAAAACTCCAGATAAACACAAACTGTATAATAGGAGGCAATTTCAGCACTCCAGTTTCTCCTATAGACGGGACATCTGgaccaaaaatatacaaacagaTACTTCAGAATTCAA
Encoded here:
- the Ssxb3 gene encoding synovial sarcoma, X member B3 codes for the protein METVSSCEKIPMEVLYEPKNICKAFQDISTYFSDEEWGKLTQWQKSAYMYMKRNYIRMTDLGVTVNQPVFMRGKEQEKQSLVEGIEVHDSDDECFEGSFDVTPRKRMKLTSVTISIHNVEGSLASGKNDSNLAETDGIQVNVWSHRLRERKYRVIYSEISDPEEEEDDDY